The following coding sequences lie in one Fusarium poae strain DAOMC 252244 chromosome 1, whole genome shotgun sequence genomic window:
- a CDS encoding hypothetical protein (MEROPS:MER0902165~BUSCO:23776at5125), with product MSNNPWAEGGNDNGWEDVGPRRNGQPAATDTTNPQTVPTILRPGGAFDNQDEQQAWGEAIGQPSDQRIPQETPDALKPGRTGTNPFLRKKVPQRQEEPPTDTFAKLGLDEPNTNPWQPAIDAQSASQQPQAPAQPIPNLLDDNIPRDRWTPTPEPLPAGSPGMVSLLSDRGSSAWDDDPLGKNEKPPVPPMKLSEEITGDTSIWDDAGSAEKGKAKAMGEARSGSPDDWNLIESEPSTSPIKETSTEKPPLPPRQPTLPTDASSWRPSRDPIDGKTETYQIKNIHWHDSSSSKNPRISPILIQNANGPCPLVALVNALTLTTPADIEDTALVQTLRSREQVSLNLLLDAVFDELMSPRRTSSEDALPDVGDLYAFLQSLHTGMNVNPRFIPSESIREAYKRTSLTHLHPAERGDLIPGTFENTAEMGLYATFSIPLIHGWLPPKNEHAHDALERQAASYEDAQNLLFREEELEQKLSDPEGGLSESEQQLYQDIIIIKEFLESSATQLTPWGIEVIGKAIRPGTFAILFRNDHFSTLYCHPQSMQLITLVTDAGFKSHDEIVWETLSDINGGNTEYLSGDFRVVGSGGAGPSTSAGNYSSNDGGEWTTVQNRRGKAPEAGEAPMSASAEQEDRDLALALQLQEEEEERHRAEEARRRRESMLSEQFIEQQALQPPNATRGNRGGRGGRGGGQVGRGAPRGGGVTRGASGLVPGRNSSVSAPTTNTINAQPRIPTQRVRSLIPNQPPRPAVSRPADEAADDAPPSYEQSAHDRTYQPPVGHPSHAGSSPTISRQTTATSTNPPMPMQRPFVQSAGRRPPGPGVGVNGGVQKERDCIVM from the coding sequence ATGTCGAATAATCCTTGGGCCGAAGGAGGGAATGATAATGGATGGGAGGATGTTGGTCCCCGTCGCAATGGGCAGCCCGCAGCAACAGACACAACAAACCCTCAAACCGTCCCTACAATCCTAAGACCCGGCGGCGCCTTTGATAATCAGGACGAACAACAGGCTTGGGGGGAAGCCATAGGACAGCCGagcgaccagcgaatcccccaAGAAACGCCAGATGCACTAAAACCGGGCAGAACAGGAACAAATCCTTTTCTACGAAAAAAGGTCCCCCAAAGACAGGAAGAGCCGCCGACCGATACTTTCGCGAAATTGGGTCTCGATGAGCCCAACACAAACCCATGGCAGCCGGCAATTGATGCGCAAAGTGCTTCACAACAACCACAAGCACCTGCGCAACCAATTCCAAACCTTTTGGACGATAACATCCCCAGAGATAGATGGACACCCACGCCAGAACCATTACCTGCCGGATCACCAGGTATGGTCTCGCTACTATCAGACAGAGGATCTTCCGCTTGGGATGACGACCCATTAGGGAAAAACGAGAAACCACCCGTGCCACCTATGAAGCTCTCTGAAGAGATCACCGGGGATACAAGTATATGGGATGATGCAGGTAGTGCTGAAAAAGGCAAAGCCAAAGCCATGGGAGAGGCGAGGTCAGGATCGCCCGATGATTGGAATCTGATAGAATCAGAACCTTCAACAAGCCCCATCAAAGAGACCTCAACTGAAAAGCCCCCATTGCCACCTAGACAACCAACGCTGCCAACAGATGCATCATCTTGGAGACCCTCTAGAGACCCAATTGATGGAAAGACTGAGACGTATCAAATCAAAAACATACACTGGCATGACTCAAGCTCGTCAAAGAACCCACGCATATCCCCAATCTTGATCCAGAATGCAAACGGACCCTGTCCCCTTGTTGCTCTGGTCAACGCACTTACGTTGACAACGCCTGCCGATATCGAAGACACTGCCCTTGTACAGACCCTTCGATCAAGGGAGCAAGTAAGCTTGAATTTGCTTCTGGACGCTGTTTTTGATGAGCTCATGTCACCACGCCGAACTAGCTCCGAGGATGCTCTGCCAGACGTCGGTGACTTGTATGCGTTTTTACAAAGCTTGCATACTGGCATGAATGTCAACCCACGCTTCATCCCATCAGAAAGTATCAGAGAAGCTTACAAGCGTACGTCATTGACGCATCTGCATCCTGCCGAACGAGGAGATCTGATCCCGGGAACTTTTGAGAATACGGCTGAAATGGGCTTGTATGCTACGTTTTCCATTCCACTGATCCATGGATGGCTGCCACCAAAGAATGAACATGCGCATGATGCGCTGGAACGACAAGCTGCATCATATGAGGATGCCCAAAACCTCCTTTTCCGAGAGGAAGAGCTTGAACAAAAGTTGTCAGATCCTGAAGGCGGACTTAGCGAGTCTGAGCAGCAGCTATACCAAGACATCATAATCATCAAGGAGTTTCTGGAAAGTTCGGCCACTCAACTTACGCCCTGGGGCATCGAAGTTATTGGCAAGGCCATTAGACCTGGTACTTTTGCCATTCTCTTCCGAAATGACCACTTCAGCACGTTGTACTGCCACCCGCAATCCATGCAGCTCATTACGTTAGTGACAGACGCGGGTTTCAAATCCCATGATGAGATTGTGTGGGAGACACTATCGGATATCAATGGCGGGAACACCGAATATCTTTCTGGCGACTTCCGGGTTGTAGGCTCAGGCGGTGCTGGTCCCTCGACAAGCGCAGGAAACTACTCCAGCAATGACGGTGGGGAGTGGACGACAGTGCAGAATAGACGGGGAAAAGCGCCGGAGGCTGGCGAAGCCCCGATGAGCGCAAGCGCCGAGCAAGAAGATCGGGACTTGGCCCTTGCGTTACAATtacaagaggaggaagaggaaaggCATAGAGCAGAGGAGGCGCGAAGACGGAGAGAGAGCATGCTTTCTGAACAGTTTATTGAGCAGCAAGCTCTTCAACCGCCGAATGCAACACGTGGAAATCGTGGAGGTAGAGGAGGTCGTGGAGGAGGTCAAGTTGGAAGAGGAGCCCCGCGAGGCGGAGGTGTCACTCGAGGAGCCAGTGGTCTCGTCCCTGGGCGCAACAGTTCTGTCAGCGCACCTACGACAAATACGATCAACGCACAGCCCAGAATACCCACGCAAAGGGTGCGATCACTTATCCCGAATCAGCCACCTCGGCCGGCAGTGTCGCGACCGgcagatgaagcagcagACGATGCCCCGCCGTCTTACGAGCAATCGGCACACGATAGAACGTACCAACCACCAGTGGGACACCCTTCTCATGCTGGCAGCAGCCCCACGATATCAAGACAGACAACGGCTACGAGTACGAACCCGCCGATGCCGATGCAGAGACCTTTTGTTCAGTCTGCAGGCAGACGACCGCCGGGTCCGGGGGTTGGGGTGAATGGTGGTGTGCAGAAGGAGAGGGACTGCATTGTGATGTGA
- a CDS encoding hypothetical protein (TransMembrane:1 (i223-242o)~BUSCO:39318at5125): MPSAAASGADTGGSARSRDHKQGNQGRTFTPDQEAAVIRIRKCEPTAFYDVLNLESVKTTCTESEIKKAYRKQSLLTHPDKNGHPHADEAFKMVSRAFGILGDKEKREKFDKFGGDPDSRFASAQANNPFFNQRAGGGMRGGPMFQDDLTPEEMFARFFGGGNGGFGGGGPFGAFDTGPQFVFNFGGGPGIRVHQFGGGRPRTRPREAAGGARQEEGNAFQTLLGLLPIILFFILPIITSFFSGESGTSAASNPRMVYDNPLHPYTQERTMPNLNTPYYVNPDDVAKYSPTKLNKLDRTAEHQLLRHLKNECENELIYQRRLEDAASGWFYQDPDKMALAQSYSKPSCERLRNLGVKF; this comes from the exons ATGCCCAGCGCAGCAGCTTCCGGAGCTGATACGGGTGGTTCGGCTCGATCTCGCGATCACAAGCAGGGTAACCAGGGACGAACCTTTACACCGGACCAGGAAGCAGCAGTTATCCGTATCCGAAAATGCGAGCCCACTGCCTTTTATGATGTCTTGAACCTCGAGAGCGTCAAGACAACATGTACCGAAtccgagatcaagaaggcttACAGGAAGCAATCGCTTCTGACCCACCCCGACAAGAATGGACATCCCCATGCCGATGAGGCTTTCAAGATGGTCAGCAGGGCTTTTGGAATCTTGGGCGACAAGGAAAAGAGGGAAAAGTTTGATAAGTTTGGCGGAGATCCTGATAGTCGATTTGCCAGCGCTCAGGCAAACAACCCTTTCTTCAACCAGCGAGCCGGTGGTGGCATGAGAGGTGGCCCAATGTTCCAGGATGATCTGACTCCAGAGGAGATGTTTGCTCGTTTCTTTGGAGGAGGAAACGGTGGCTTTGGCGGTGGTGGTCCATTCGGAG CTTTTGATACAGGTCCTCAATTTGTCTTTAACTTCGGCGGAGGTCCCGGAATCAGGGTGCATCAGTTTGGTGGAGGAAGGCCAAGAACGCGACCTCGAGAAGCTGCTGGAGGTGCTCGACAGGAGGAAGGCAACGCTTTCCAAACCCTCCTGGGTCTGTTGCCCATTATCCTATTCTTTATCCTGCCCATCATCACCTCATTCTTCTCGGGCGAATCTGGTACATCAGCGGCATCGAATCCCCGCATGGTTTACGACAATCCTCTACATCCTTACACCCAGGAGCGTACGATGCCGAATTTGAACACTCCCTACTACGTGAACCCCGACGACGTGGCAAAGTATTCACCAACCAAACTCAACAAACTCGATCGCACGGCCGAACATCAGCTGCTGAGGCATCTCAAGAATGAATGCGAGAATGAGTTGATTTACCAACGGAGGTTGGAGGATGCCGCTTCGGGATGGTTCTACCAGGATCCCGACAAGATGGCGCTCGCACAGTCGTACTCGAAGCCGTCTTGTGAACGATTGCGCAACCTTGGAGTCAAGTTTTAA
- a CDS encoding hypothetical protein (SECRETED:SignalP(1-18)~CAZy:GH5_5~CAZy:GH5~CAZy:GH5_25) — protein MRFTDLLLASAGATLALAAPPTEKRAAGKFLFTGSNEAGGEFGEGNLPGTLGKDYTWPTTKSIDTLASTGMNTFRVGFRMERMTPSGITGAIDETYFKGLESVVNHITSKGNFAVIDPHNYGRFNNQIIQSSADFGVWWSKVAKRFANNKNVIFDTNNEYHDMENSLVASLNQAAINAIRKAGATSQYIFVEGNSYTGAHSWVSSGNGEALKNLKDPQNKIIYQMHQYLDSDSSGTHEDCVSTTIGVERVKEATKWLKDNKKRGIIGETAAGPNTKCIEALKGELQYLHDNSDVWTGWLYWAAGPWWGDYMYSMEPETGTSYKKVLPEIKKFIGA, from the exons ATGCGTTTCaccgatcttcttctcgccaGCGCCGGCGCTACACTTGCTCTGGCTGCCCCTCCTACCGAGAAGCGCGCTGCGGGCAAGTTTCTCTTCACCGGTTCCAATGAAGCTGGTGGCGAGTTTGGTGAGGGCAACCTTCCTGGAACGCTCGGCAAGGACTACACATGGCCGaccaccaagtccatcgAT ACCCTTGCCAGCACTGGTATGAACACCTTCCGTGTTGGTTTCCGTATGGAGCGCATGACTCCCAGTGGTATCACTGGTGCTATTGACGAGACCTACTTCAAGGGTCTTGAGAGTGTTGTCAACCACATCACCAGCAA GGGTAACTTTGCTGTGATTGACCCTCACAACTATGGCCGCTTCAACAACCAAATCATCCAGAGCTCCGCCGACTTTGGTGTTTGGTGGTCAAAGGTTGCCAAGCGTTTCGCCAACAACAAGAACGTCATCTTCGACACCAACAACGAGTACCACGACATGGAGAACTCTCTCGTTGCCAGCCTTAACCAGGCCGCTATCAACGCCATCCGCAAGGCCGGCGCCACCTCTCAGTACATCTTTGTCGAGGGTAACTCTTACACTGGTGCCCACAGCTGGGTCTCCAGCGGCAACGGCGAGGCTCTTAAGAACCTCAAGGATCCCCAGAACAAGATCATCTACCAGATGCACCAGTACCTCGACTCTGACAGCTCTGGTACTCACGAGGACTGCGTCAGCACTACCATTGGTGTTGAGCGTGTCAAGGAGGCTACTAAGTGGCTCAAGGATAACAAGAAGAGGGGTATTATTGGCGAGACTGCTGCTGGACCTAACACTAAGTGCATTGAGGCTCTTAAGGGTGAGCTCCAGTACTTGCACGACAACTCTGATGTCTGGACTGGTTGGTTGTACTGGGCTGCTGGACCTTGGTGGGGCGACTACATGTACAGCATGGAGCCTGAGACTGGTACCTCTTACAAGAAGGTTCTTCCTGAGATCAAGAAGTTCATCGGTGCCTAA
- the RSM19 gene encoding mitochondrial ribosomal small subunit component (BUSCO:58321at5125): MVKLGDADLKFRERNVQAIMHATRVLLKRSVWKGPHLVPLPIVWPKSTSDKVPPVRTQARSATILPNFVGLKFEVHNGKDYHEVTITEDMVGHKLGEFAPTRKPNIWDKR; this comes from the exons ATGGTGAAGCTTGGTGATGCCGACCTGAAATTTCGAGAACGAAATGTGCAAGCGATAATGCACGCGACACGGGTTCTTCTAAAGCGTTCCGTGTGGAAGG GGCCGCATTTGGTGCC CCTCCCCATTGTCTGGCCCAAGTCCACAAGCGACAAGGTGCCTCCTGTACGAACACAAGCCCGATCAGCTACAATCCTTCCCAACTTTGTCGGTCTCAAGTTCGAGGTGCACAATGGAAAGGATTATCACGAGGTGACCATTACTGAGGATATGGTTGGACACAAGCTTGGCGAGTTCGCACC TACACGAAAGCCCAACATTTGGGACAAGAGGTAG
- a CDS encoding hypothetical protein (BUSCO:53417at5125) produces MASDAPEKTAEQTPPAPEVPSEEAPPAQTVPESRLPTRKDVSLREFLNKMDDYAPIIPDAVTNYYMTKAGLPPPPQTDPRLARLLALATQKFIADIAADAYQYSRIRASSNTNNPMGSLGAAAGFPIPGQQTGQPGSKDQTKGAPLGIQRPGYGGGGQGGSQNRTVLTMEDLGMAVGEYGVNVKRSEFYR; encoded by the exons ATGGCTAGTGATGCGCCAGAAAAGACAGCAGAGCAGACCCCTCCTGCGCCAGAGGTTCCTTCTGAGGAAGCGCCTCCAGCACAAACAGTCCCTGAGTCGCGATTGCCGACCCGCAAGGATGTCTCCCTCCGAGAGTTCTTGAACAAGATGGACGACTATGCACCTATT ATTCCTGATGCAGTCACCAACTACTACATGACCAAAGCTGGTCTTCCACCACCTCCACAGACTGATCCCCGTCTCGCACGACTACTCGCCCTCGCGACACAGAAGTTCATTGCAGACATTGCCGCAGACGCTTACCAGTATAGCCGGATCCGCGCATCATCCAACACCAATAATCCCATGGGCTCTCTTGGTGCCGCTGCTGGATTCCCCATTCCTGGACAACAAACGGGTCAGCCTGGAAGTAAGGACCAGACCAAAGGCGCGCCCCTCGGCATTCAGCGACCCGGCTACGGCGGTGGTGGCCAAGGCGGCAGCCAGAACAGAACCGTCCTGACTATGGAAGATCTCGGCATGGCTGTTGGAGAGTACGGCGTTAATGTCAAGCGAAGCGAATTCTATCGCTAG
- a CDS encoding hypothetical protein (TransMembrane:5 (o59-77i98-114o120-139i151-169o181-202i)~BUSCO:46550at5125) — MPLNVFRVAADFSHLGSIFILLHKMVQLNSCSGISFKSQTLYMLVYITRYLDLFSTDSIYNFIFKILFLGSQGYIIYLMTNAYKPTNDPNVDTFRVQYLLAGAAVLAVVFPYHYTFSEILWAFSIWLESVAILPQLFMLQRTGEAETITTHYLFALGSYRALYIPNWIYRYFSETHHKVDTIAIIAGIVQTVLYSDFFYIYYTKVMKGKKFKLPV; from the exons ATGCCTTTGAACGTCTTCCGAGTCGCTG CGGATTTTTCGCATCTCGGCTCCATCTTCATTTTGCTTCACAAGATGGTGCAGCTTAAC AGCTGCTCAGGTATCTCCTTCAAGTCTCAGACCCTCTACATGCTTGTCTACATCACTCGCTATCTCG ATCTTTTCTCGACCGACAGCATCTACAACTTCATCTTCAAAATCCTCTTCCTTGGCTCGCAAGGTTACATCATCTACCTCATGACCAACGCCTACAAGCCTACCAACGATCCCAATGTCGACACCTTCCGCGTCCAGTACCTCCTTGCTGGAGCCGCTGTCCTTGCTGTCGTCTTCCCCTACCACTATACCTTTTCCGAGATTCTGTGGGCCTTTTCCATCTGGCTCGAGTCTGTGGCCATTCTTCCCCAGCTCTTTATGCTTCAGCGAACTGGTGAGGCCGAGACCATCACCACCCACTACCTCTTCGCCCTCGGCAGCTACCGCGCTCTCTACATTCCCAACTGGATCTACCGATACTTTTCTGAGACACACCACAAGGTCGACACCATTGCCATTATCGCCGGTATCGTTCAGACCGTCCTGTACAGCGACTTCTTCTACATCTACTACACCAAGGTcatgaagggcaagaagttCAAGCTCCCCGTCTAA
- the HTZ1 gene encoding histone H2A.Z (BUSCO:55997at5125), which produces MPGGKGKSSGGKSSGGKTSGTEGANKKQQSHSARAGLQFPCGRVKRFLKQNTQQKMRVGAKAAVYVTAVLEYLTAEVLELAGNAAKDLKVKRITPRHLQLAIRGDEELDTLIRATIAYGGVLPHINRALLLKVEQKKKAKALEG; this is translated from the exons ATGCCTGGTGGAAAGGGAAAATCTTCTGGCGGAAAGAGCTCCGGCGGCAAGACGAGCGGTACTGAGGGCGCCAACAAGAAGCAGCAGAGTCACTCTGCTCGTGCTGGTCTTCAG TTCCCTTGCGGTCGTGTCAAGCGTTTCCTCAAGCAGAACACCCAGCAAAAGATGCGTGTGGGAGCCAAGGCTGCCGTCTACGTTACTGCTGTTCTCGAATACCTGACTGCTGAAGTCCTGGAGTTGGCAGGC AACGCTGCCAAGGATCTCAAGGTCAAGCGTATTACACCCCGCCACCTTCAGCTTGCCATTCGTGGCGACGAGGAGCTCGACACTCTGATTCGTGCCACAATCGCCTACGGTGGTGTGTTGCCACACATCAACCGCGCTCTGCTGCTCAAGGTtgagcagaagaagaaggccaaggcgCTTGAAGGTTAA
- a CDS encoding hypothetical protein (BUSCO:17265at5125): protein MSQQPHDMSYHDYGASNNRSPNSRQNYATAGGFSAGLSLPRQTQRPFDAPLGSSALYPADRIASGYNHRGMENMAGNMQGYMLDNGQAWNYNTNGIATVNGAVNGPGRQRNVNRRAALPQTWTDHSGLGIHGSHGGIQGYQGGMGNNPMSNGNLRVEHPGSHGSPTDLRSNTSDADQLIPTAIVIKNIPFAVRKETLASIMLEMHLPQPYAFNYHFDNGVFRGLAFANFQSAEDTRMVIEAMNGMDVHGRKLRVEYKKMLPEAERERIEREKRERRGQLEEQHRAPMLHQQSSIQSLGSLSQSQARGPTHLGMLDASRVQSPSISMPGDVDLNDPQTLEFYTELVMFRRDDSREVLVFPPGIAPEHRRSIHILAHNMGLEHQSMGEAESRQLTVLKRQQPSPTTNIHSQPATSLDMHKRGLSRAATFDFAADRETRAASSNYAHAMGRQGPTLELPGSPDGNSIPNNLRAAKSFADLRSFTPSPSQASSSYLAPAGMNNMGGGSNARFNDYIGGNMSPSGHPSSGTPGPKNDQALLNSLSNMNLGYDSSAMQSQARSTPGAIGSQRPGNSSKGAPERQPRGPELEFNSGFAGRRANGHATRGSDSSDNGARVGSSSTNASRYH, encoded by the exons ATGTCGCAACAACCGCACGACATGAGCTACCATGATTATGGTGCCTCCAACAACCGTTCCCCGAACTCGAGACAGAACTATGCTACTGCTGGTGGCTTTTCTGCTGGACTCTCACTACCCCGCCAGACCCAACGCCCATTTGACGCTCCTCTAGGCTCATCTGCGCTCTACCCTGCCGACAGGATCGCAAGTGGATACAATCATCGAGGTATGGAAAACATGGCTGGTAATATGCAGGGCTACATGCTGGACAACGGCCAGGCTTGGAACTACAACACAAATGGCATCGCCACCGTTAACGGAGCCGTAAATGGCCCTGGTCGACAGCGAAACGTGAATCGCCGAGCTGCTCTCCCTCAG ACATGGACCGATCACAGCGGTCTTGGCATTCACGGTAGCCATGGCGGCATCCAGGGTTATCAAGGTGGAATGGGCAACAACCCAATGTCAAATGGCAACCTCCGTGTTGAGCACCCTGGATCTCACGGATCTCCCACAGACCTTCGATCAAACACCTCCGATGCCGATCAGCTCATTCCCACTGCTATTGTGATCAAGAACATCCCCTTTGCAGTCCGCAAGGAGACACTGGCTTCCATCATGCTCGAAATGCACCTTCCTCAGCCATATGCTTTCAACTACCACTTCGATAACGGTGTTTTCCGTGGTTTGGCTTTCGCCAACTTCCAGTCCGCTGAGGACACACGTATGGTTATTGAAGCCATGAACGGAATGGACGTTCATGGTCGCAAACTGCGTGTTGAATACAAGAAGATGCTCCCCGAGGCTGAGCGAGAGAGGATCGAACGTGAGAAGCGTGAACGCCGCGGCCAGCTCGAGGAGCAGCACAGGGCTCCTATGCTGCACCAGCAGAGCTCCATCCAGTCCCTCGGTAGCCTTTCGCAGTCTCAGGCCCGAGGACCCACACACCTCGGCATGCTCGACGCATCTCGCGTTCAGTCTCCCTCAATCAGCATGCCAGGAGACGTCGATCTGAACGACCCTCAGACCCTCGAGTTCTACACTGAGCTGGTTATGTTCCGCCGTGATGATTCTCGTGAGGTTCTAGTTTTCCCCCCAGGTATCGCCCCTGAGCACCGCCGATCCATCCACATCCTCGCACACAACATGGGTCTTGAGCATCAATCCATGGGTGAGGCCGAATCTCGCCAGCTTACTGTGCTCAAGAGACAGCAACCATCGCCCACTACCAACATCcacagccagccagccaccAGTCTTGATATGCACAAGCGTGGACTCAGCCGTGCCGCTACCTTTGACTTTGCTGCGGATCGCGAGACGAGGGCTGCCAGCAGCAACTATGCCCATGCTATGGGTCGACAGGGCCCCACCCTTGAGCTTCCCGGAAGCCCTGATGGCAACAGCATTCCCAACAATCTCCGAGCTGCCAAGAGCTTTGCCGATCTCCGATCTTTCACCCCCAGCCCTTCGCAGGCCTCTTCCAGCTACCTCGCGCCTGCTGGTATGAACAACATGGGTGGTGGCTCCAACGCTCGTTTCAACGACTACATTGGAGGGAACATGTCTCCTTCCGGTCACCCCAGCAGTGGTACTCCTGGCCCCAAGAATGACCAGGCTCTTCTCAACAGCCTTAGCAACATGAACCTAGGATACGATTCTAGTGCTATGCAGAGCCAGGCACGAAGCACCCCTGGCGCTATCGGCAGCCAGCGTCCTGGTAACAGCTCTAAGGGAGCTCCTGAGCGCCAGCCCCGTGGACCCGAGTTGGAGTTCAACTCTGGATTTGCGGGACGACGAGCCAACGGCCACGCCACTCGCGGCAGCG ATTCGTCCGACAACGGAGCTCGTGTTGGTTCAAGCTCCACCAACGCCTCGCGATATCACTGA